A window from Leishmania mexicana MHOM/GT/2001/U1103 complete genome, chromosome 33 encodes these proteins:
- a CDS encoding mitochondrial carrier protein-like protein, translated as MIKADGGWKAFWRGNTINCFKAGPEFAIVFSIRRYLSSLYEDGVEREKARKKILLARWKAMDERSASINCRGQETRELMKRDTEEPRARTGETGFQSIIDGTHSTCRAGHSAVVLPVSPATSVTQTLTSNEVRQRERAISVEASILTPPFHRLGCISTLPQLAVNCTIGALAGLGAQGILYPLEVVKTRVVVSRSNEYKGGVAEIVRVAYRKGGVMEFYRGFVPNMVGIVVYRGLEMGLYSSAQQSIMIYRMQVKKMKRHEASLNAAEVGVVGMFSSTVAQTVSYPLNVIRTRLQTQGTNGRAKKYSGMVDCMVKMIRNKGVTSLFSGLTANYLKAVPASACTFVVFEWAQRLLVDDD; from the coding sequence ATGATCAAGGCGGACGGTGGTTGGAAGGCGTTTTGGCGCGGCAACACGATCAACTGCTTCAAGGCAGGGCCCGAGTTTGCCATTGTCTTTTCGATTCGCCGCTACCTGTCGTCGCTGTATGAGGATGGCGTCGAGCGGGAAAAGGCGCGCAAGAAGATCTTGCTAGCGCGGTGGAAAGCAATGGATgagcgcagcgcctccatcaACTGCCGCGGGCAGGAAACGCGTGAGCTCATGAAGAGGGACACAGAAGAGCCGAGAGCTCGCACTGGGGAAACGGGGTTTCAGAGCATCATCGATGGCACACATAGCACCTGTCGCGCCGGCCATTCAGCAGTTGTTTTACCTGTATCCCCAGCGACATCCGTCACTCAGACGCTGACAAGCAACGAGGTCCGGCAGCGGGAGCGCGCCATCTCGGTGGAGGCGTCTATCCTTACCCCTCCTTTTCACAGACTGGGATGCATCTCTACACTGCCACAACTCGCTGTGAACTGCACGATCGGTGCGCTCGCCGGTCTTGGCGCGCAAGGCATTCTATACCCGCTCGAGGTGGTCAAGACGCGTGTTGTGGTGTCGCGGAGCAACGAGTACAAGGGTGGTGTGGCCGAGATTGTGCGCGTTGCCTACCGCAAGGGTGGTGTAATGGAGTTCTACCGTGGTTTCGTGCCGAACATGGTCGGCATCGTTGTCTACCGAGGCCTGGAAATGGGCCTCTACTCCAGCGCGCAGCAGTCCATCATGATATATCGAATGCAGGTGAAGAAGATGAAACGGCACGAGGCGAGCTTGAATGCGGCCGAAGTCGGCGTGGTTGGGATGTTCTCCTCCACGGTGGCGCAGACTGTTTCGTACCCATTGAATGTGATACGGACGCGACTGCAGACACAGGGCACCAACGGCCGAGCGAAGAAGTACAGTGGAATGGTAGACTGTATGGTAAAGATGATTCGCAACAAAGGTGTCACATCGTTATTTAGCGGACTGACCGCGAATTACCTCAAGGCAGTGCCGGCGAGCGCCTGCACATTTGTCGTCTTCGAAtgggcgcagcggctgctcgtCGATGATGATTGA
- a CDS encoding putative exosome subunit rrp6p homologue, protein MPSKPADGALPVTKDVVSVVFGSVKEYSKLSAQLPLDDYDYHLAFPGFRKHIRDDSETLIALMDACTRMLPKRRRTSLSAEADPRSGAFHLLETERTTVMEAVDSLLESVDSLLDEVKGRRLDAQEQLSVTFGSELEVSQNREGGVVVAEAASARAGVLRLAHIRRPQLLFGTPVDNSAAPFVPRYYDASGQYHVGVAGQHPFESVIKTFSVPESQMLPRAEVPPVPLDACPLTFVDTTAAMQAMVAKLLLSSEIAVDLEHHDFYSYQGFTCLMQISTREEDFIVDCLKLRSSMGALAPVFLNPSILKVFHGAREDIRWLQKDFSLYVVNFFDTGVALQTLHMPYSLAFAVDHFCQVKLNKKYQTADWRVRPLSAEMVHYARQDTHFLLYVHDRLKALLLNSEGRASIGSLLVHVYNESKQLSLQIYEKPNVVPEETYKIALGRSLSGLNKVQEKVACDVFNWRDSAAREVDDSPMAVLHLSSVLSIASKLPTTAKELLRCCAPATAVVRDNVALLVDLVKDAVARGEDEVVTNLRPTLPKGESAEDREAGAMTAASKEWNFYRALCPTGVHRPMTGTLPSLASVVKTLAPVEVSQEERSALLSHTTPSPWFTAMQALSRVLATRPPQHVDLPGADVFAARQAAAAAAAVSVAAAQASKTTAEERKESGAVANSRSCSASEVSEKAEEDESTADATTAAPDAEATSDPIIPLDKRAFSIKQEYGIGSKAHAKMGGKGKTRRKK, encoded by the coding sequence ATGCCGTCCAAGCCCGCTGATGGTGCGCTTCCTGTGACGAAGGATGTCGTGTCCGTCGTCTTCGGGTCTGTCAAGGAGTACAGCAAACTCTCTGCGCAACTTCCGCTGGACGACTACGATTATCACCTTGCCTTTCCGGGATTCCGCAAGCATATTCGTGATGACAGTGAAACTCTTATTGCGCTCATGGACGCATGTACGCGGATGCTTCccaagcggcggcgcaccagtCTCTCCGCGGAAGCGGAtccgcgcagcggcgcctttCACCTGCTCGAGACAGAGCGCACCACGGTTATGGAGGCAGTCGACTCGCTGCTAGAAAGCGTCGACTCTCTTCTGGACGAGGTGAAGGGGCGTAGGCTGGACGCACAGGAGCAACTCTCCGTCACGTTCGGCTCTGAGCTTGAGGTCTCACAGAATCGGGAGGGGGGTGTCGTTGTTGCCGAAGCGGCtagcgcgcgcgcaggcgtcCTGCGTCTGGCCCACATACGGCGCCCACAGCTTCTTTTCGGCACCCCGGTCGACAATtcagcggcgccgtttgTGCCGCGCTACTATGACGCATCTGGGCAGTATCACGTTGGGGTGGCTGGTCAGCACCCTTTCGAGTCTGTTATCAAGACCTTTTCCGTCCCGGAGTCTCAGATGCTCCCGCGGGCggaggtgccgccggtgccgctggacGCATGCCCGCTCACGTTTGTGGACACGACTGCGGCGATGCAAGCGATGGTCGCGAAGTTGTTGCTGTCGAGCGAGATTGCCGTGGACTTAGAGCACCACGACTTCTACAGTTACCAAGGCTTCACGTGTCTCATGCAAATCAGTACCCGCGAGGAGGACTTCATCGTGGACTGTCTGAAGCTGCGCTCTTCAATGGGGGCGCTGGCCCCGGTGTTCCTGAACCCGTCGATTCTGAAAGTGTTTCACGGCGCCCGGGAGGATATTCGGTGGCTGCAGAAAGACTTCTCCCTCTACGTGGTGAACTTCTTCGACACCGGTgtggcgctgcagacgcTCCATATGCCTTACAGCCTCGCCTTCGCCGTCGACCACTTCTGCCAGGTTAAGTTGAATAAGAAGTACCAGACGGCAGACTGGCGTGTGCGCCCGCTGTCGGCAGAGATGGTGCACTACGCGCGCCAAGACACGCACTTTCTCCTCTATGTACATGACCGATTGAAGGCACTGCTCTTGAACAGCGAGGGCCGTGCCAGTATCGGCAGCCTGCTCGTGCACGTCTACAACGAGAGCAAACAGCTCTCTCTACAGATCTACGAGAAGCCGAACGTGGTGCCTGAGGAGACGTACAAGATTGCACTCGGCCGCAGTCTCAGTGGGCTGAACAAGGTGCAGGAGAAGGTTGCGTGCGACGTCTTCAACTGGCGGGACTCGGCGGCACGTGAAGTGGATGATTCACCCATGGCCGTGCTGCACCTTTCCTCGGTACTGTCCATTGCGTCTAAGCTGCCAACGACGGCGAAGGAATTGCTGCGATGCTGCGCGCCAGCCACGGCGGTCGTGCGCGACAATGTCGCCCTCCTCGTGGACTTGGTCAAGGATGCTGTGGCACGTGGCGAGGATGAGGTGGTAACGAACCTGCGCCCGACCCTACCTAAAGGAGAATCAGCCGAGGACAGGGAAGCCGGTGCGATGACGGCGGCTAGCAAGGAGTGGAACTTCTATCGTGCCCTCTGCCCCACAGGCGTGCACCGTCCCATGACGGGAACCCTTCCTTCCTTGGCCAGTGTGGTGAAGACCTTGGCACCAGTCGAAGTGTCGCAGGAGGAGCGCTCTGCCCTTCTCTCGCAtacgacgccgtcgccgtggttCACCGCGATGCAAGCCCTGTCGCGTGTCCTCGCCACACGTCCTCCGCAGCACGTTGACCTTCCAGGTGCGGATGTGTTTGCTGCCCGCcaggcagcggccgcagcggctgcagtcTCCGTAGCAGCGGCCCAGGCCTCCAAGACTACTGCAGAGGAGCGCAAGGAGAGCGGCGCAGTCGCCAAcagtcgcagctgcagcgccagcgaaGTGTCTGAGAAAGCTGAAGAGGATGAATCGACGGCggacgccaccaccgccgcaccggATGCCGAGGCGACGTCCGACCCCATCATACCTCTCGACAAGCGGGCGTTCTCCATCAAGCAGGAGTACGGCATCGGGTCCAAGGCACACGCCAAAATGGGTGGCAAAGGAAAGACACGTCGGAAGAAGTAG
- a CDS encoding phosphatidylinositol-4-phosphate-5-kinase-likep ro tein — translation MPLNRELLASVKLEPVSDSNWVEEGHDKVNDGRSAGADGSLHPASEADENDDQNTATKNVIHCLKIALERGITSISLPEKQRPLNPQKDFSIESTMHFSASRPAKGVACCGAQATGVKEARNTQMKDARSSILGGVYRQTNRPRNDMSRIISTDNAILNTEGDLDRDHGGLTTSGPNFDSSFARARRAYRSLTRTQTFVDFSSDDEDDEDEENMPPVSFTFTDFSPMCYRHIREFFNVDPKAYCDVLRNSRWHSIPTPGKSAAQLFFCGRDWVIKTMTEQESNFLRKILHRYYYHVRDNPFTLLTHFVGHHCLRIGTKTQNFIIMQNVFATTNTIHEKFDLKGSTIGRFASDAEKRRTTFTQKDLDINSPLHIGLERRNLLIEQIKKDCEFLKRSMIMDYSFLIGIHVLPSLGDTLSTATSGGSLGMLTRTVTDGTLRTNPGLGYTGGGERPDNSGADGSELSRNGSRLDGRCFTADQGGMMSNKVPGLRQEIYYIGIIDILQEYNARKALENVVWGSLYDRKRISCVHPNDYAGRFIAFMSSIIV, via the coding sequence ATGCCGCTTAATCGGGAGCTGTTGGCGTCCGTGAAGCTGGAGCCCGTGAGTGACTCGAActgggtggaggagggacaTGATAAAGTGAATGACGGTCGCTCCGCCGGCGCGGACGGCTCCCTGCACCCCGCCTCCGAGGCCGACGAGAATGACGACCAAAACACAGCCACCAAGAATGTTATTCACTGCCTGAAAATAGCACTAGAGCGCGGCATCACGAGCATCTCACTGCCCGAGAAGCAGCGGCCGTTGAACCCGCAGAAGGACTTTTCGATCGAGTCAACCATGCACTTCAGCGCGTCTCGGCCCGCCAAGGGGGTagcctgctgcggcgcccaAGCCACGGGTGTGAAGGAGGCGCGCAACACACAGATGAAAGATGCCCGCTCGTCCATATTAGGCGGGGTCTACCGGCAAACAAACCGTCCACGAAACGACATGTCGCGGATTATCTCCACAGACAATGCCATTTTGAACACCGAGGGCGACCTTGACCGTGACCACGGCGGCTTGACGACTTCCGGTCCAAACTTCGATTCATCGttcgcacgcgcgcgccgtgCCTATCGCTCACTGACAAGGACGCAGACGTTTGTGGACTTCTCGTCGGATGATGAGGACGAtgaggacgaggagaacATGCCACCAGTGAGCTTTACCTTTACAGATTTTTCGCCCATGTGCTACCGCCACATCCGCGAGTTCTTCAATGTAGATCCGAAGGCGTACTGCGACGTACTGCGCAACAGCCGCTGGCACAGCATCCCAACACCAGGCAAGTCGGCTGCGCAACTCTTTTTCTGCGGTCGCGATTGGGTGATCAAGACAATGACGGAACAGGAGAGCAACTTTCTGCGCAAGATCCTGCACCGGTATTATTATCATGTGCGCGACAACCCTTTCACCTTACTCACACACTTCGTGGGCCACCATTGTCTTCGCATCGGCACGAAGACGCAAAACTTCATCATTATGCAAAACGTCTTTGCCACCACCAACACGATCCATGAGAAGTTTGACCTGAAGGGCAGCACCATCGGCCGCTTTGCCTCGGACGCTGAGAAGCGCCGGACAACGTTCACGCAGAAGGACCTCGATATCAACAGTCCGTTGCATATTGGCCTGGAGCGGCGGAATCTGTTGATTGAGCAGATCAAGAAGGATTGCGAGTTTCTGAAGCGATCCATGATCATGGACTACTCATTCCTGATTGGCATACACGTTTTGCCGTCGCTCGGTGATACCTTGTCCACTGCGACCTCCGGAGGGTCGCTAGGTATGCTGACGCGCACTGTGACGGACGGCACACTGCGCACGAACCCGGGTCTGGGGTACACCGGTGGAGGGGAGCGGCCAGATAATTCCGGCGCTGATGGCTCTGAATTGTCGCGCAACGGGTCTAGGCTAGACGGCCGCTGCTTCACGGCTGATCAGGGTGGCATGATGAGCAACAAGGTGCCTGGACTTCGACAGGAGATATACTACATCGGCATCATTGACATTTTGCAGGAGTACAACGCGCGTAAGGCTCTCGAGAATGTTGTGTGGGGGTCCCTGTACGATCGAAAGCGCATCTCTTGCGTCCACCCGAACGACTACGCAGGACGGTTCATCGCGTTCATGTCATCCATCATTGTTTAG
- a CDS encoding lipophosphoglycan biosynthetic protein (lpg2), with product MNHTRSVMEAVLSVITYSFCSVSMILVNKLIMNTYDMNFPFGILVLQTGGAVVIVALAKAARFIDYPAFSFDVAKQWLPLTLLFVAMLFTSMKSLGTMSVAAQTILKNLAVVLIALGDRFLYGKAQTPMVYFSFALMILGSLLGAKGDRWVTAWGLVWTFLNIVSTVSYTLYMKAVLGSVSNSIGRYGPVFYNNLLSLPFFLIMGVGDMMPFSAAIGETTTFGKLVLAFSVLVSSVMTFSVFWCMSITSPTTMSVVGSLNKIPLTFLGMLVFHQFPTATGYLGILIALSAGFLYTHLNIRANHAKASSDTGHQMQQAGKPSAESIVLVRADEISNGTSKSE from the coding sequence ATGAACCACACGCGCTCTGTGATGGAGGCGGTCCTCTCCGTCATCACGTACAGCTTCTGCAGCGTCAGCATGATTCTCGTGAACAAGCTAATCATGAACACGTACGACATGAACTTTCCATTTGGTATCCTGGTGCTGCAGACAGGTGGTGCAGTGGTGAtcgtggcgctggcgaaggcggcaCGCTTCATTGACTACCCGGCGTTTTCATTCGACGTGGCTAAACAGTGGCTTCCTCTCACTCTGCTCTTCGTGGCAATGCTGTTCACATCCATGAAAAGCTTGGGCACGATGTCCGTCGCGGCCCAGACGATTCTCAAGAATCTGGCAGTTGTCTTGATCGCACTCGGCGACAGGTTCCTCTACGGCAAGGCGCAAACCCCGATGGTCTACTTTTCGTTTGCGTTGATGATCCTCGGCAGCTTACTTGGCGCCAAGGGCGATAGGTGGGTGACAGCGTGGGGTCTAGTCTGGACGTTTCTTAACATTGTCTCCACCGTCTCATACACGCTTTACATGAAGGCTGTGCTCGGCTCTGTCAGTAACTCGATCGGCCGTTACGGTCCTGTCTTCTACAACAACCTGCTGTCCCTGCCCTTTTTCCTGATTATGGGTGTCGGTGACATGATGCCGTTTTCGGCCGCAATTGGTGAGACAACCACGTTTGGAAAGCTGGTGCTAGCGTTCTCGGTGCTTGTGAGCTCTGTGATGACGTTCTCCGTCTTCTGGTGCATGTCTATAACCTCCCCCACCACAATGAGCGTCGTGGGCTCACTGAACAAGATACCCCTCACCTTCCTGGGCATGCTTGTGTTTCATCAGTTCCCCACCGCAACAGGTTATCTGGGCATCTTGATCGCGCTTTCTGCAGGCTTCCTATACACGCACCTCAACATCAGGGCGAACCACGCAAAGGCTTCTTCCGATACGGGGCACCAGATGCAGCAGGCCGGCAAGCCGAGCGCGGAGTCCATTGTACTGGTGCGCGCAGACGAGATCAGCAATGGCACCTCCAAATCTGAGTAG